Part of the Imperialibacter roseus genome, CTTCATAGGGAAACAGTGTCTCTATTCCCCAGCCAATGTCTACTCTGGCACCCGACTGTGGGTCATCAAGCTGTGTGATGTCGAATAAATACAACGAACTGGCGTCGATAGTGTAAAGGAAGTCTTCATAAATGGCAAACCTGGCCATTGATCCACCTACACCTGCATCGGCAGAGGTGGTGGCTGGTGCGGCGCCCGAAGTATTAGCGACAAACTTAGTACCTGATGCGAAACCAACCGCAGACTCTGCATCAACGGCATAGTAGATCAGGCCTCCGCCGCCAGTCTGGCAGTCGATTTCACTAACCTCAGCTACGCTGGCCTCTTCGTAGGAAGTAACCACACCGCTCCATGCGTCAAAGTTGAACGGCAGGTTGGCGAACTCCTGAAAAGCACCTTCCACCCGCTTCACCATCTTGACATCATTAACATTTGAGATGTCAAATACCAATAAGTCGATATAGCTGTCAGCGTACAGGTAATTTCCTTTGGCGGCCATATCAAAGTTGCCTGGAATGGTAACAAAAGACAGCTGACGGGGCGAAGATGGGTTCGTGTTGTCAATAATGTGAATGCCCTCACCTACTTCGTTGATAAAAAGGATGCCATCCTTGAAGTAGATTTTTCCGGGCTGGTTAACAGATTGAGGAGTACCAAAAGCTACTGCGCTTCTAATTTCTTCCGTTGTGGTGTATACCGGCTTGAAATAGGTATACGACCTGTCTACTTCACAAGTGTCGGTACAACCGGTCGACAGAAAACCTATGACAATCAATATCACAATTGACACAACCGTGATTCTGAAAATGTCTTTGACTTCGTGGGGGTGAAATTCTGCATTCATCTGAATATAATTTTTTTTAAGCGGCCAGATGGAATAGCCACCATCCCCTTGAAAATGAAAATCGCATGTTCGATAAATTTTTTCATGTCCGTTGGCAATGGAATTCGCTATGGCTATTTCATATACTAAAAGAATAGGTGTGCACAAATGACACTTTCATATGCCGATTGGTTGGAAACCTATCTCAGCTCATACCGAACGCCAGCCTGCACTCCCCATAGCCTTGGCGCACTAGCATATCCATCAGTGTTCTTGGTCAGGCTTGTAATCGCCTGGCGGTAATACGGTTCCACAACGACTTTATAGTGACTGTTGATGGCGTAATTAACCTCCAAGCCAAGAGTCCCATTTAAATACACGCTCCGGTAAGGCGATTGGTCTCCAGATTTTGTTCTCACATCCTCAAGGTCTTTTCCTTTTATCACACTCCCGAGCAAAAACTCATTGGAAACACCTGTGTTCAAAACGATTCCGGCCCGCCTGTCCAACAGAATCACGCCGACCTTTACCGGCACAGAAATGAACTCATACGTATTGGTGATTTTCGTTCTTTCTCCATCGTAGGAGTATTGTGAGGATGAAAACACATTCTGAATGTCATCACTCAACAGACTCACCTGATTCAGCGCATAACGCTTATCGTTCGACTCGTCGTTCAACACCAGGTTGGTACTTCCGTTGCTATTGTACCTTCCATATTGAAGCCCCGTATGCAACAGAATTTTCCTGAAAATGCGTTTACCAATGCTTGCTCCAAATGAGAACGTTCCGCCCTGTGCGTTCGACTCATTGTATGTTCTGGAAGAAACAGCTCCAACCAGACCATTGGCGGCGTTAAAATCATTTGTCTTTAGCTCTCCACTGTTTTCCGCAACAAGAGAGGCTTCGTCGGCGCTGGCAGAAGCAAACAAGTTGCCTCCAGACCGGAAACCATAATTAGGATTAAAAGTACCACTACCAACTCCAAGGCCAGCCAACAAAGGCTGATCTCCCATTTCCTTCTTTTTTCGCTGCATGGGACGTACCACACCATACAAGTGATTCACCTCCAGTTTCGATAAGTTACTGGCCAGCGTTTCGGAACTGAAAATGCCGGTAACAGAAGGGATAGCCACATCAAACATATTTTCTTCAGAGGCTGAAGTCTCGTCTATCGGAGTTAACTCCTGCTTGGCAGCTTCACTACCACTATTACCAACTGTAGCTACCGCCAAAAAGGGCTTAGTATCCTTTTGATAAAAATCAGGCTTATCATCTTCGGTGAGTGTGGAGGTTGTGGAAGCTACTTCATTTTCCATCTTCATATCCCTAAGTTCAGGGCTTTGTGCGGCTTGAGAATTGGCAGCGTTCTCTTTGGTGTTGCCAGCAATCTCATTGTCAACCAGAGAGGAGGTTCCATTGAGCAAAAGTGCCACACCCAAACCAACGGCGACGGTTGTCATGGCGGCAGCTGCCCATCTGTAGTAAAAGATGGCCTTCCTGTACTTTCCTTCTTTTTGAGTGGCAAGCCTTGCTTCTACTCTCTCCCACACCATAGGAGACGGTGGCACGCTGGCTCCGTCAAAAGCCTGTCGCCACTGGCTTTCGAAAAATTCGTTGTTATCTGCGGCTTCCATAATTTGTACTTTCTAATTTCTCAAGTTTCTCCTGTAGCAGCTGCTTTGCTCTGGCATACTGCGACTTGGAGGTTCCCTCGGTAACACCAAGGAGCTCTGCTATTTCATGATGTTTATACCCTTCAATAGCATACAGGTTAAATATTGTCTGACACCCCGACGGAAGATCCTGAATCATTCCCATTAAATCTTCCAGTTGAAGTCCCGCAAGCATGTCGTGATTCGTCGATGGTTGCCGTAACTCAGCCACATCCACCATCGGATACATATAAAGCTTGTTGCGCTGATGATTGAGCGCAGTGTTAATCACGATCCGCTTGATCCAGTAAAATAGCGATGACTCCTTACGGAATGTTTTGATGTGGTTGAATACCTTCACAAATCCTTCCTGCAAAACATCTTCAGCTTCCTGCTGCATTTTGCAGTACCTCAAACAAATGGCATACATCTGCCCACTATACTTTTGGTATAGCTGATATTGCATGTGTCTGTCCTCTTTGGCACATCCCTCTATCAACTCTTCATCAGTAGGCATTCTGCGAGTTATCGGTTTAGGTTTTGACTTTTATGACACCAGGTCTGAAAAAATGGTTGGAATTATGCAGATTTGTAGAAAATGAATTTAGTTGCCGTTCGTTTAGCTATCGATGAAACATCTCAACTACTTCTTACTCCTAGTCATTTTCTGCTTATTTTTCACTGGCTGCCTTCCCCTCGAGCAAGTTGCCAATACCAGCACTTCGGACGCTGTTCTGGAGCTCAGCGACAGATCATACGAAGATAACATCAGGTTGGTTCGCCTTTTTCCAAATTCCGGAAAAACTGAAGATACTATGCAGCCCCCTATCGTGCATATCAGCCAACCTTCAGCGCTCACACTCAAATTTGATGAAATTCTAAGTGACTTCCAGCAATACAACGCCTACATCGTTCACTGCAATTTTAATTGGGAGCGATCGGCCCTTACCGACATGGAGTTTCTCAATGAGTACAACTCCTACCCTGTCAACAACTATCAGTACTCCCAAAGCACCATCGTTCCTTACACGCAATACTCGCTTGAGCTTCCTAGGGTGAAAAAATCCGGAAACTATGTAGTAGTAGTGTATCGGGGAACAAACAAATCAGATATCATATTAAGCAGGCGTTTTATGGTGTTCGAAGGCGGGGCGGATATCCAAATGGAGGTTCGGATTTCGTCGAGTGTTGCAGAAAGAGAAGAAAATCACCAGGTTGAATTCTCTGTTAACTATGGCGGACTAACGTCGACCAATGCTTACAACGACTTTAAGGTAATGGTGCGCCAAAACAGAAGGTGGGACAACGCCATTCTCAACCTGAAACCCACGCTGGTGAGAGAAGACCAGAGCTATATGGAGTACCGAAATTTTACGCTCCAGAACAATTTCAAATCAACAAGAGAATTCAGGTTCTTCGATATCCGATCGCTGAGTTACAACGGTCGCAATGTGGGCAAAATAGAAAAAAGCCAAAATGAAATAAGGGCATTACTTTTGAAAGACGCCTCCCGGTTCAGCGAGCCCTACAGCAGAATGCAGGACCTTGACGGCAACTTTTTCATCGGTTCCACAGAGCCTAACACCAGTGATTTACAGACCGACTACGTGAAGGTGATGTTTTTCCTGGAAACAGAAAAAGTTGAAGCAACCGAAGTGTACGTAATCGGCGGCTTTAACGACTGGCAGAAAACCCCTCAGAACAGGTTGGTCTACGATGATCTCTCGGGCATGTACACCGCATCCTTGTTGCTAAAGCAGGGATTTTACAATTATATGTATTGGGCAAAAGGGAACGACATTGATCCCTACATGTTTGAAGGGTACAACTTCCAGGCTGAAAATGAATACGAAGTGTTCGTTTACTTTAAAACTCCCGGGTCATTTGTAGATCGACTTGTCGGCTACCAGAGCATCATCCACAACGGCCCGAAAAACTGATCAGGTAGTAGTTTCAGCGAACTCATAGGTAACCGCTCTCTTGCTTGGATCGGCATTGGCGATGTCAAGCATACCGAAGCCCTTGTGGCAAAACTGCCCCAACCCACAGGTGAAAATAAACTCCTGAACCACCTTAGGTGCATAAAGGACAAAAGGAAAGGTATAGCCCCTTATTTCGTATTTCAAGTCCTGATCATACAGCGGGTATATCCTGGCGAACTTCTTTTGACTTTCCCTTATTTTATTTAAATAGTCCTCATCAGGAACCAACTGAAACTTACCAATACCTTCAATTTTCTGAGGATCTTCTCCGGCTTGCTCCATCCTTTGAATGGTGGATTCAAAAAGGAGATCAGAGAAGGTGTCTGTTTCTGGTGAAATGAATTTTTTAGCTTCTGCGTCATACAAAGACGGCTGAAGCACTACGATAGGCGAAATGCAAATATACCTTGAGGCATCAGTTATTTCCGGATGATCCTCCAGCTCCACTGCCTCCGGCTCTAGCATTAAGTTGCCAATATCTACCTTAGGAAAGGTAAACAACACCCTGAGGAAGTAGTCGATAAAAGCCTTGTTATTGCTTGCAACAACCAGCGTAACTCTCCGGCTGTAAAAATGCAAACCTTGCCTGCTTATCTTTGTCTGTCCTTTAAGGCCGCTGAAATTGTAAAAAGGGTAGTCGATAAACTCCTTCTGACCTCCTTTTACGAGCATTCCCTTAATAAGCTGAGCTAAAAGATACTGGTGATGGAAGGGAACAAACCCTCCCTTATTTTTAACTTGAAAAACGATACGTACCCTCAATAGCGTAAAAATTATGTAGAAAATAGGCCTGAACAATCAAACTCCATTTTCCTCGTACTTAAAATGTTCATGAGAAAAACAATAAATCCAAAAAATTGTTCATCCCTGGGCATAAAAGAGCTGGTTAAACATTAAATCTGAAGTGCATGATATCACCATCCTGCACTTCGTATTCTTTGCCCTCAATATAAATCTTACCAGCCTCTTTACAAGCATTTTCGGAGCCATATTTCTCGTAGTCGGCCAATTTTATTACCTCTGCCCTGATAAATCCACGTTCAAAGTCGGTATGGATAACGCCAGCCGCTTTAGGCGCCTTCCAACCTTTTTCTATGGTCCATGCCCTTACCTCCTTCACTCCTGCTGTAAAGTACGTAATCAGGTCAAGTATATTGTATGAAGCTTTAATTAGTCTATTCAATCCCGAATCTTTGAGCCCATACTCCTCTAAAAAGAGTGCTCTTTCATCGAGATCTTCCAGCTCGGCTATCTGCGACTCTATAGCGGCACAAAGGATGACCACTTCGGCATTTTCTTCTGCAACAGACGCCTTCAACTTCTCCACCCATTGGTTACCCGCTGGCAACGAACCCTCATCCACATTGGCTACATAAATAACCGGTTTTATGGTGAGCAGCTG contains:
- a CDS encoding LVIVD repeat-containing protein — its product is MNAEFHPHEVKDIFRITVVSIVILIVIGFLSTGCTDTCEVDRSYTYFKPVYTTTEEIRSAVAFGTPQSVNQPGKIYFKDGILFINEVGEGIHIIDNTNPSSPRQLSFVTIPGNFDMAAKGNYLYADSYIDLLVFDISNVNDVKMVKRVEGAFQEFANLPFNFDAWSGVVTSYEEASVAEVSEIDCQTGGGGLIYYAVDAESAVGFASGTKFVANTSGAAPATTSADAGVGGSMARFAIYEDFLYTIDASSLYLFDITQLDDPQSGARVDIGWGIETLFPYEDKLFIGANNGMHIYDNANPEAPEHLSTYQHIQSCDPVVVEGDYAYVTLRSGNACQGFTNQLEIVDISDLKNPKSFQTYPMQNPHGLGVDGKCLFICEGEFGLKLFDKTDLTAIDDHLVANYTNMHAFDVIPLNGVLMMIGEDGLYQYEYDCEGKLELLSTIPVLAL
- a CDS encoding RNA polymerase sigma factor produces the protein MPTDEELIEGCAKEDRHMQYQLYQKYSGQMYAICLRYCKMQQEAEDVLQEGFVKVFNHIKTFRKESSLFYWIKRIVINTALNHQRNKLYMYPMVDVAELRQPSTNHDMLAGLQLEDLMGMIQDLPSGCQTIFNLYAIEGYKHHEIAELLGVTEGTSKSQYARAKQLLQEKLEKLESTNYGSRR
- a CDS encoding type IX secretion system plug protein — translated: MKHLNYFLLLVIFCLFFTGCLPLEQVANTSTSDAVLELSDRSYEDNIRLVRLFPNSGKTEDTMQPPIVHISQPSALTLKFDEILSDFQQYNAYIVHCNFNWERSALTDMEFLNEYNSYPVNNYQYSQSTIVPYTQYSLELPRVKKSGNYVVVVYRGTNKSDIILSRRFMVFEGGADIQMEVRISSSVAEREENHQVEFSVNYGGLTSTNAYNDFKVMVRQNRRWDNAILNLKPTLVREDQSYMEYRNFTLQNNFKSTREFRFFDIRSLSYNGRNVGKIEKSQNEIRALLLKDASRFSEPYSRMQDLDGNFFIGSTEPNTSDLQTDYVKVMFFLETEKVEATEVYVIGGFNDWQKTPQNRLVYDDLSGMYTASLLLKQGFYNYMYWAKGNDIDPYMFEGYNFQAENEYEVFVYFKTPGSFVDRLVGYQSIIHNGPKN
- a CDS encoding CRISPR-associated endoribonuclease Cas6, with the translated sequence MLVKGGQKEFIDYPFYNFSGLKGQTKISRQGLHFYSRRVTLVVASNNKAFIDYFLRVLFTFPKVDIGNLMLEPEAVELEDHPEITDASRYICISPIVVLQPSLYDAEAKKFISPETDTFSDLLFESTIQRMEQAGEDPQKIEGIGKFQLVPDEDYLNKIRESQKKFARIYPLYDQDLKYEIRGYTFPFVLYAPKVVQEFIFTCGLGQFCHKGFGMLDIANADPSKRAVTYEFAETTT